From a region of the Gossypium raimondii isolate GPD5lz chromosome 10, ASM2569854v1, whole genome shotgun sequence genome:
- the LOC105778180 gene encoding uncharacterized protein LOC105778180 isoform X1 — MGVVAVIGGGIRGLVSAYVVAKGGVDVVVYEKEKQLGRHAITVNFDATDLDLRFLFLNPASYATMLEMFESLGVDVETSDVSFSVSHDKGNGYEWSSQYGFSNYFAQKKKLLNPFNWRNLREIIKFGNDVESFAISLAGHRTSFGYRLCFSLLLDLCCSYLELLENNPDIDRNETFGQFLKSRGYSENFQNNYLAPICGAMWSSSRKDVMSFSAFSVLSFWRTHHLYQLFGQPQWLTIRRHSYFVKRVRDMLESRGCLFKLACQVQSVLPADNGTTVVRGDGFRETYNGCILAVSASKALRLLENPTFEEKRVLGAFQYASSDIYLHRDSNLMPKDRSAWSALNFLNGRENKACLTYWLNALQKVGKTSQPFFLTVNPHNTPNDTLLKWSTSCAIPSVAASKGSLELGQIQGKRGIWFCGYDFHEDELKAGMDAAHGILGKHSSVVYSPKHLSPSFMETMACLFVAKFFQQYVSAGCIIFLEERGRIFTFKGNMEKCPLKSVLKVHNPQFYWRIMKEADLGLADAYINGDFSFVDKDKGLLNLFQILVVNKELNSAASGSNKRRTWLSPALFTASISSAKYFTKHLLRQNTVTQARRNISRHYDLGNELFTLYLGETMQYSSGVFKTGEEHLDVAQRRKISSLIEKTRIEKWHEVLDIGCGWGILAIEVVKRTGCKYTGITLSEKQLKYAEDKVKEAGLEGNIKLLLCDYRQLPKTNQYDRIISVEMVEHVGKEYIEEFYRCCDQLLKKDGLFVLQFITLPEELSKEVQQTAGFIKEYIFPGGMLLSFNTHLSAMAAASGFCVEHVENIGSSYYHTLRWWRKNFLENTSKVLALGFDDKFMRTWEYYFDYCAAGFKTGTLLDYQVVFSRADNFATLGDPYKGFPSAYSFMDT; from the exons GCAAGTTATGCAACAATGTTGGAGATGTTTGAAAGCCTTGGAGTTGATGTGGAGACATCTGATGTTTCATTCTCTGTTAGCCATGACAAAGGCAATGGCTATGAATGGTCCAGCCAATATGGTTTTTCAAACTACTTTGCTCAAAAGAAGAAACTGTTGAATCCTTTCAACTGGCGAAACCTCAGAGAGATTATCAAGTTCGGGAATGATGTCGAGAGCTTTGCCATTTCTCTTGCCGGTCATCGGACCTCTTTTGGCTACCGCTTatgtttttctttacttttggaCTTGTGTTGCAGCTACCTTGAATTGCTTGAGAACAACCCAGACATTGATCGTAATGAAACCTTCGGACAGTTTTTAAAGTCAAGGGGTTACTCGGAAAATTTCCAGAACAATTATCTG GCTCCCATATGTGGTGCAATGTGGTCCAGCTCCAGGAAAGATGTTATGAGCTTTTCAGCCTTCTCCGTTCTTTCATTTTGGCGTACTCACCACTTATACCAG CTATTTGGACAGCCGCAGTGGTTGACTATCAGAAGGCACtcatattttgttaaaagg GTCAGAGATATGCTGGAGAGTAGAGGTTGTCTATTTAAACTTGCTTGTCAAGTACAAAGTGTTTTGCCTGCTGATAATG GTACCACTGTGGTCCGTGGAGATGGTTTCAGAGAAACTTACAATGGATGCATATTGGCTGTTTCTGCTTCCAAAGCCTTAAGACTCTTAGAAAACCCAACATTTGAAGAAAAGAGAGTGTTGGGTGCATTCCAATATGCTTCTAG TGATATCTACCTTCACCGTGATAGTAATTTAATGCCTAAGGACAGATCAGCTTGGAGTGCACTGAATTTTCTCAATGGTAGAGAAAATAAAGCATGCTTAACATACTGGCTCAATGCGCTACAG AAAGTTGGGAAAACAAGTCAGCCATTTTTTCTGACTGTCAACCCACACAATACCCCAAATGATACCTTGCTTAAGTGGTCGACTAGCTGTGCAATTCCCTCTGTTGCTGCATCAAAAGGTTCACTTGAGCTTGGTCAGATTCAGGGGAAGAGAGGAATCTGGTTCTGTG GCTATGACTTCCATGAGGATGAATTAAAG GCTGGTATGGATGCTGCACATGGTATCTTGGGAAAGCATTCTTCTGTTGTGTACAGTCCAAAGCATTTGTCACCTTCTTTCATGGAAACAATGGCATGCCTCTTTGTTGCTAAATTCTTTCAACAATATGTATCAGCAGGCTGCATAAT TTTCTTAGAGGAACGAGGCAGAATTTTCACTTTCAAAGGGAACATGGAAAAGTGTCCTCTTAAATCTGTTCTGAAAGTGCACAATCCTCAGTTTTACTGGAGG ATCATGAAAGAAGCTGATCTAGGCCTTGCAGATGCATATATCAATGgggatttttcttttgttgataaGGACAAAGGTCTTCTTAATCTTTTCCAG ATACTTGTTGTCAATAAAGAGTTGAACTCGGCTGCCTCAGGATCGAATAAAAGAAG GACTTGGTTGTCACCTGCACTGTTCACTGCTAGTATATCATCTGCAAAGTATTTCACTAAGCATCTCTTGAGGCAAAACACTGTTACACAGGCTCGCAGGAACATTTCTCGTCATTATGATCTG GGTAATGAACTTTTCACTCTATACTTGGGTGAAACGATGCAATACTCTTCTGGAGTTTTTAAG ACCGGCGAAGAACATTTGGACGTTGCACAGCGAAGAAAAATCAGTTCTCTAATTGAGAAA ACGAGAATCGAAAAGTGGCATGAAGTTCTGGACATTGGGTGTGGTTGGGGAATCTTAGCTATTGAAGTTGTCAAAAGAACAGGATGCAAGTATACTGGCATCACTCTATCAGAGAAGCAACTGAAATATGCTGAAGATAAAGTGAAGGAAGCTGGACTTGAG GGAAACATCAAATTACTTCTCTGTGACTATCGCCAGTTACCCAAGACAAACCAATATGACAGAATCATATCTGt AGAGATGGTAGAACATGTTGGTAAAGAATATATTGAGGAGTTTTACAGATGCTGTGACCAGTTATTGAAAAAAGATGGGCTTTTCGTTCTCCAG TTCATAACATTGCCAGAGGAGCTTTCCAAAGAAGTCCAGCAAACAGCAGGTTTTATAAAGGAATATATCTTCCCTGGTGGAATGCTGCTTTCTTTCAATACGCATTTATCAGCTATGGCAGCTGCATCAGGATTCTG TGTGGAGCATGTGGAAAATATAGGAAGTAGTTATTATCACACACTAAGATGGTGGCGAAAAAATTTCCTGGAAAATACAAG CAAAGTCCTGGCTTTGGGGTTTGATGACAAGTTCATGCGGACATGggaatattattttgattattgtgCAGCTGGTTTTAAGACGGGAACGCTTTTAGATTACCAG GTTGTATTTTCACGAGCAGACAATTTCGCTACACTTGGCGATCCGTACAAAGGCTTCCCTTCAGCATATTCCTTCATGGATACTTGA
- the LOC105778180 gene encoding uncharacterized protein LOC105778180 isoform X2, protein MGVVAVIGGGIRGLVSAYVVAKGGVDVVVYEKEKQLGRHAITVNFDATDLDLRFLFLNPASYATMLEMFESLGVDVETSDVSFSVSHDKGNGYEWSSQYGFSNYFAQKKKLLNPFNWRNLREIIKFGNDVESFAISLAGHRTSFGYRLCFSLLLDLCCSYLELLENNPDIDRNETFGQFLKSRGYSENFQNNYLAPICGAMWSSSRKDVMSFSAFSVLSFWRTHHLYQLFGQPQWLTIRRHSYFVKRVRDMLESRGCLFKLACQVQSVLPADNGTTVVRGDGFRETYNGCILAVSASKALRLLENPTFEEKRVLGAFQYASSDIYLHRDSNLMPKDRSAWSALNFLNGRENKACLTYWLNALQKVGKTSQPFFLTVNPHNTPNDTLLKWSTSCAIPSVAASKGSLELGQIQGKRGIWFCYDFHEDELKAGMDAAHGILGKHSSVVYSPKHLSPSFMETMACLFVAKFFQQYVSAGCIIFLEERGRIFTFKGNMEKCPLKSVLKVHNPQFYWRIMKEADLGLADAYINGDFSFVDKDKGLLNLFQILVVNKELNSAASGSNKRRTWLSPALFTASISSAKYFTKHLLRQNTVTQARRNISRHYDLGNELFTLYLGETMQYSSGVFKTGEEHLDVAQRRKISSLIEKTRIEKWHEVLDIGCGWGILAIEVVKRTGCKYTGITLSEKQLKYAEDKVKEAGLEGNIKLLLCDYRQLPKTNQYDRIISVEMVEHVGKEYIEEFYRCCDQLLKKDGLFVLQFITLPEELSKEVQQTAGFIKEYIFPGGMLLSFNTHLSAMAAASGFCVEHVENIGSSYYHTLRWWRKNFLENTSKVLALGFDDKFMRTWEYYFDYCAAGFKTGTLLDYQVVFSRADNFATLGDPYKGFPSAYSFMDT, encoded by the exons GCAAGTTATGCAACAATGTTGGAGATGTTTGAAAGCCTTGGAGTTGATGTGGAGACATCTGATGTTTCATTCTCTGTTAGCCATGACAAAGGCAATGGCTATGAATGGTCCAGCCAATATGGTTTTTCAAACTACTTTGCTCAAAAGAAGAAACTGTTGAATCCTTTCAACTGGCGAAACCTCAGAGAGATTATCAAGTTCGGGAATGATGTCGAGAGCTTTGCCATTTCTCTTGCCGGTCATCGGACCTCTTTTGGCTACCGCTTatgtttttctttacttttggaCTTGTGTTGCAGCTACCTTGAATTGCTTGAGAACAACCCAGACATTGATCGTAATGAAACCTTCGGACAGTTTTTAAAGTCAAGGGGTTACTCGGAAAATTTCCAGAACAATTATCTG GCTCCCATATGTGGTGCAATGTGGTCCAGCTCCAGGAAAGATGTTATGAGCTTTTCAGCCTTCTCCGTTCTTTCATTTTGGCGTACTCACCACTTATACCAG CTATTTGGACAGCCGCAGTGGTTGACTATCAGAAGGCACtcatattttgttaaaagg GTCAGAGATATGCTGGAGAGTAGAGGTTGTCTATTTAAACTTGCTTGTCAAGTACAAAGTGTTTTGCCTGCTGATAATG GTACCACTGTGGTCCGTGGAGATGGTTTCAGAGAAACTTACAATGGATGCATATTGGCTGTTTCTGCTTCCAAAGCCTTAAGACTCTTAGAAAACCCAACATTTGAAGAAAAGAGAGTGTTGGGTGCATTCCAATATGCTTCTAG TGATATCTACCTTCACCGTGATAGTAATTTAATGCCTAAGGACAGATCAGCTTGGAGTGCACTGAATTTTCTCAATGGTAGAGAAAATAAAGCATGCTTAACATACTGGCTCAATGCGCTACAG AAAGTTGGGAAAACAAGTCAGCCATTTTTTCTGACTGTCAACCCACACAATACCCCAAATGATACCTTGCTTAAGTGGTCGACTAGCTGTGCAATTCCCTCTGTTGCTGCATCAAAAGGTTCACTTGAGCTTGGTCAGATTCAGGGGAAGAGAGGAATCTGGTTCT GCTATGACTTCCATGAGGATGAATTAAAG GCTGGTATGGATGCTGCACATGGTATCTTGGGAAAGCATTCTTCTGTTGTGTACAGTCCAAAGCATTTGTCACCTTCTTTCATGGAAACAATGGCATGCCTCTTTGTTGCTAAATTCTTTCAACAATATGTATCAGCAGGCTGCATAAT TTTCTTAGAGGAACGAGGCAGAATTTTCACTTTCAAAGGGAACATGGAAAAGTGTCCTCTTAAATCTGTTCTGAAAGTGCACAATCCTCAGTTTTACTGGAGG ATCATGAAAGAAGCTGATCTAGGCCTTGCAGATGCATATATCAATGgggatttttcttttgttgataaGGACAAAGGTCTTCTTAATCTTTTCCAG ATACTTGTTGTCAATAAAGAGTTGAACTCGGCTGCCTCAGGATCGAATAAAAGAAG GACTTGGTTGTCACCTGCACTGTTCACTGCTAGTATATCATCTGCAAAGTATTTCACTAAGCATCTCTTGAGGCAAAACACTGTTACACAGGCTCGCAGGAACATTTCTCGTCATTATGATCTG GGTAATGAACTTTTCACTCTATACTTGGGTGAAACGATGCAATACTCTTCTGGAGTTTTTAAG ACCGGCGAAGAACATTTGGACGTTGCACAGCGAAGAAAAATCAGTTCTCTAATTGAGAAA ACGAGAATCGAAAAGTGGCATGAAGTTCTGGACATTGGGTGTGGTTGGGGAATCTTAGCTATTGAAGTTGTCAAAAGAACAGGATGCAAGTATACTGGCATCACTCTATCAGAGAAGCAACTGAAATATGCTGAAGATAAAGTGAAGGAAGCTGGACTTGAG GGAAACATCAAATTACTTCTCTGTGACTATCGCCAGTTACCCAAGACAAACCAATATGACAGAATCATATCTGt AGAGATGGTAGAACATGTTGGTAAAGAATATATTGAGGAGTTTTACAGATGCTGTGACCAGTTATTGAAAAAAGATGGGCTTTTCGTTCTCCAG TTCATAACATTGCCAGAGGAGCTTTCCAAAGAAGTCCAGCAAACAGCAGGTTTTATAAAGGAATATATCTTCCCTGGTGGAATGCTGCTTTCTTTCAATACGCATTTATCAGCTATGGCAGCTGCATCAGGATTCTG TGTGGAGCATGTGGAAAATATAGGAAGTAGTTATTATCACACACTAAGATGGTGGCGAAAAAATTTCCTGGAAAATACAAG CAAAGTCCTGGCTTTGGGGTTTGATGACAAGTTCATGCGGACATGggaatattattttgattattgtgCAGCTGGTTTTAAGACGGGAACGCTTTTAGATTACCAG GTTGTATTTTCACGAGCAGACAATTTCGCTACACTTGGCGATCCGTACAAAGGCTTCCCTTCAGCATATTCCTTCATGGATACTTGA
- the LOC105778180 gene encoding uncharacterized protein LOC105778180 isoform X3, giving the protein MGVVAVIGGGIRGLVSAYVVAKGGVDVVVYEKEKQLGRHAITVNFDATDLDLRFLFLNPASYATMLEMFESLGVDVETSDVSFSVSHDKGNGYEWSSQYGFSNYFAQKKKLLNPFNWRNLREIIKFGNDVESYLELLENNPDIDRNETFGQFLKSRGYSENFQNNYLAPICGAMWSSSRKDVMSFSAFSVLSFWRTHHLYQLFGQPQWLTIRRHSYFVKRVRDMLESRGCLFKLACQVQSVLPADNGTTVVRGDGFRETYNGCILAVSASKALRLLENPTFEEKRVLGAFQYASSDIYLHRDSNLMPKDRSAWSALNFLNGRENKACLTYWLNALQKVGKTSQPFFLTVNPHNTPNDTLLKWSTSCAIPSVAASKGSLELGQIQGKRGIWFCGYDFHEDELKAGMDAAHGILGKHSSVVYSPKHLSPSFMETMACLFVAKFFQQYVSAGCIIFLEERGRIFTFKGNMEKCPLKSVLKVHNPQFYWRIMKEADLGLADAYINGDFSFVDKDKGLLNLFQILVVNKELNSAASGSNKRRTWLSPALFTASISSAKYFTKHLLRQNTVTQARRNISRHYDLGNELFTLYLGETMQYSSGVFKTGEEHLDVAQRRKISSLIEKTRIEKWHEVLDIGCGWGILAIEVVKRTGCKYTGITLSEKQLKYAEDKVKEAGLEGNIKLLLCDYRQLPKTNQYDRIISVEMVEHVGKEYIEEFYRCCDQLLKKDGLFVLQFITLPEELSKEVQQTAGFIKEYIFPGGMLLSFNTHLSAMAAASGFCVEHVENIGSSYYHTLRWWRKNFLENTSKVLALGFDDKFMRTWEYYFDYCAAGFKTGTLLDYQVVFSRADNFATLGDPYKGFPSAYSFMDT; this is encoded by the exons GCAAGTTATGCAACAATGTTGGAGATGTTTGAAAGCCTTGGAGTTGATGTGGAGACATCTGATGTTTCATTCTCTGTTAGCCATGACAAAGGCAATGGCTATGAATGGTCCAGCCAATATGGTTTTTCAAACTACTTTGCTCAAAAGAAGAAACTGTTGAATCCTTTCAACTGGCGAAACCTCAGAGAGATTATCAAGTTCGGGAATGATGTCGAG AGCTACCTTGAATTGCTTGAGAACAACCCAGACATTGATCGTAATGAAACCTTCGGACAGTTTTTAAAGTCAAGGGGTTACTCGGAAAATTTCCAGAACAATTATCTG GCTCCCATATGTGGTGCAATGTGGTCCAGCTCCAGGAAAGATGTTATGAGCTTTTCAGCCTTCTCCGTTCTTTCATTTTGGCGTACTCACCACTTATACCAG CTATTTGGACAGCCGCAGTGGTTGACTATCAGAAGGCACtcatattttgttaaaagg GTCAGAGATATGCTGGAGAGTAGAGGTTGTCTATTTAAACTTGCTTGTCAAGTACAAAGTGTTTTGCCTGCTGATAATG GTACCACTGTGGTCCGTGGAGATGGTTTCAGAGAAACTTACAATGGATGCATATTGGCTGTTTCTGCTTCCAAAGCCTTAAGACTCTTAGAAAACCCAACATTTGAAGAAAAGAGAGTGTTGGGTGCATTCCAATATGCTTCTAG TGATATCTACCTTCACCGTGATAGTAATTTAATGCCTAAGGACAGATCAGCTTGGAGTGCACTGAATTTTCTCAATGGTAGAGAAAATAAAGCATGCTTAACATACTGGCTCAATGCGCTACAG AAAGTTGGGAAAACAAGTCAGCCATTTTTTCTGACTGTCAACCCACACAATACCCCAAATGATACCTTGCTTAAGTGGTCGACTAGCTGTGCAATTCCCTCTGTTGCTGCATCAAAAGGTTCACTTGAGCTTGGTCAGATTCAGGGGAAGAGAGGAATCTGGTTCTGTG GCTATGACTTCCATGAGGATGAATTAAAG GCTGGTATGGATGCTGCACATGGTATCTTGGGAAAGCATTCTTCTGTTGTGTACAGTCCAAAGCATTTGTCACCTTCTTTCATGGAAACAATGGCATGCCTCTTTGTTGCTAAATTCTTTCAACAATATGTATCAGCAGGCTGCATAAT TTTCTTAGAGGAACGAGGCAGAATTTTCACTTTCAAAGGGAACATGGAAAAGTGTCCTCTTAAATCTGTTCTGAAAGTGCACAATCCTCAGTTTTACTGGAGG ATCATGAAAGAAGCTGATCTAGGCCTTGCAGATGCATATATCAATGgggatttttcttttgttgataaGGACAAAGGTCTTCTTAATCTTTTCCAG ATACTTGTTGTCAATAAAGAGTTGAACTCGGCTGCCTCAGGATCGAATAAAAGAAG GACTTGGTTGTCACCTGCACTGTTCACTGCTAGTATATCATCTGCAAAGTATTTCACTAAGCATCTCTTGAGGCAAAACACTGTTACACAGGCTCGCAGGAACATTTCTCGTCATTATGATCTG GGTAATGAACTTTTCACTCTATACTTGGGTGAAACGATGCAATACTCTTCTGGAGTTTTTAAG ACCGGCGAAGAACATTTGGACGTTGCACAGCGAAGAAAAATCAGTTCTCTAATTGAGAAA ACGAGAATCGAAAAGTGGCATGAAGTTCTGGACATTGGGTGTGGTTGGGGAATCTTAGCTATTGAAGTTGTCAAAAGAACAGGATGCAAGTATACTGGCATCACTCTATCAGAGAAGCAACTGAAATATGCTGAAGATAAAGTGAAGGAAGCTGGACTTGAG GGAAACATCAAATTACTTCTCTGTGACTATCGCCAGTTACCCAAGACAAACCAATATGACAGAATCATATCTGt AGAGATGGTAGAACATGTTGGTAAAGAATATATTGAGGAGTTTTACAGATGCTGTGACCAGTTATTGAAAAAAGATGGGCTTTTCGTTCTCCAG TTCATAACATTGCCAGAGGAGCTTTCCAAAGAAGTCCAGCAAACAGCAGGTTTTATAAAGGAATATATCTTCCCTGGTGGAATGCTGCTTTCTTTCAATACGCATTTATCAGCTATGGCAGCTGCATCAGGATTCTG TGTGGAGCATGTGGAAAATATAGGAAGTAGTTATTATCACACACTAAGATGGTGGCGAAAAAATTTCCTGGAAAATACAAG CAAAGTCCTGGCTTTGGGGTTTGATGACAAGTTCATGCGGACATGggaatattattttgattattgtgCAGCTGGTTTTAAGACGGGAACGCTTTTAGATTACCAG GTTGTATTTTCACGAGCAGACAATTTCGCTACACTTGGCGATCCGTACAAAGGCTTCCCTTCAGCATATTCCTTCATGGATACTTGA